The Salvia splendens isolate huo1 chromosome 20, SspV2, whole genome shotgun sequence nucleotide sequence ttggtattatttttatttttaaaaaatagaaaaaaaatgacaaCAGCCAATAGAAACGCGTCAAGTCGCCCTgctcgttggcacggacgtgctcttagctaagagcagcgccgtgccagcggcaagagcgcagcgacGGACAACGGTGTGCTCTCCGTGTGGATTCTCTAAAAATCAAACCAGATCATAGCGCTAAGGGCACTATGTACAAAAATTATTTAGTGTGAGATTGGACTCAATATGATATAcatctaaatataaatatattataatttaaatagcATTCATCTTGTATGAGATAGTTTGATTTACTTAAGTTAAAGTAAATGAATTTTACAAATTTTCATTGATTGAATTTTACAAATTTTCGTTGATTGAATTTCtacattttataaattgaaataataagATATAAAGAATCAGCTTGATTCTTGTCAAGACCGTCCATACCAGGGgtatcacaaacgcggcgatcgtgaccgacatgcatggacaacaatttaaaagaacaacttaagacttaaagaagaaaaacaacttagtttaaagaagtttaaggtcatttttttttaaaagaggtaaagaaacatacttttataaagggcaccggaaaaatttgacttaagaaatacaactatatatataaaaaaactaaggtaaaacgaacatttaacttaaatctcggaaaaacaccattttcagaaagacaacgtaaaacactcgtttaaacctaacaccgccatacatgttcaaacacaacacgaaaagattaaggtcttaagacataattaCAACATAGCAgtggataaataaggttcagggagagtcaaggatcacgcctatgtatgacgacacaacgtatcctagggtcaattagccagctcaacatccaccgcaacatcccgctcaacctgcacataagaaaagaatatgcagggctgagtacttgttgtactcaatgggctcatgccgaaaacattttaataagttatgtcatccataccagtgatctcgagttttatatagtaagaaatatcacgagaacacaaaaaatccaagtctggccagacaatttatctcctcattttccacatcaatcaatcaatcatatCCTCCTACCATAGTGTGacaaaagtgtggccacactattcgcccacgagaccggtcgactagcaaggacggctcacgatcccctctgtgtacacagcctgatagggtttgcggccctactcagacccgaattcgtttgtcatagccctatagcctaatggagcgaactcacaaactaggcatcaagcacaatctcaacatagccctatagccaacggagcaagctcaaacgaactagacatcaggcaaaaatctcaacatcaaaacaatcacggcatgtcATAACACtttaaaaccacccttataacaccacatcatattttcggaaaaataaagaggtttgaaaagaaagtccacctcgatcgcttagcaaattcacaacccaacttatagcaactcatgatcctcgagttcacgagtacacaacacccttgtcaaagacaacacaagtcagccttccacatcaacattttactatgcatgtcctatcgttttctctctcatcgttttctcacattccccaacccaacatacgtcaaaagggtgtaaagacacacgtaacacattccaacttatcacaagtgatttcaacatttaaacacgttccttggacatacatgcatcatataatactttgaaaacttgaaactaggtgtcattttaacaaggcagaaaactggcagaactgcgcgaccgttttgtaaaaatcactataaattcacccgacatcatatgaagctaaattttggtcacaatacagagggcacattcaagttcatccatgaagattttcacaccgaaatcacgtcatttagtcagtcatatcacatattaaactctctggtcggaacatacaatttctgacagtactgccgcagttcatttgaaaaatttaccataaattcatccaatgcccaaaaaggctgaaaatttaacacgactcagaagacacttcatatgttcatctagttcaagaatcacatcaatcggaggtgatttggtcagtcaaacagaaaacgaaacattcttggcgagaacacgagtttctggcagatttgcgcagtcaacttcaaaatttattaaaaattcttttttcgataaaaagggctgaaattcacacgagacacaggtaaAACCTttaagtttactcagtaaaattttcatatcaaaattcggctgtttgataggtcaattacgcatcagaagctactggtcgaacatcacagataacagatacacaatttctaaattagggtttccttctcaattatccaaacaccaattcttatgcttataacacacaatcatgcttgataagactctcttaatcatgtttgcacataaacttacatcattcaccaaagattccaatcaaacttcacacaattcaattgaaacgcatatttatcaaggttttcaagcaaactcactttccttcccgattaaacttgcgatctacgattcctacacccactacatgcatgtaggattcaagaacatggttcaaatgaaaagaataagaaaagtgaagccaatataccttctttgacaaaacgaatcggtagaaccaagaaacgaggtgattcgtcggagattcttgaaaataaacttcaatggatgcaagaaacaatgttggaagaagttttttttgagagaatgtggagaaggaggagggaggcacgaaaattgagggagaatcggggctagggtttagtttaggtgtttttataggattagggttaggtttaaaatcaattaattaattaattgtggggaaaaatacaattaaataaatcccacaattaaaagaataaaataagcatgtgggaaggggaggaaattttcgaaaattccatgtaggaatagcaaggaatttatttggtatttacttggagagaatatattcacaacttaggaaataaaagtgaatatttcataaacaagggaacaaaataaattaaatctccaagtatgaaaataatggtgggggccgaaaatttccataaggaatttgcacaaggaaattatttaaatccccaatttaaaagaataggatttaaattaggcaatttatttataggaaaaaaggcttccataaaataggcaacaattaattaaattcccacaaggaaaatattgcatagggggcgtgtgatatgtgAGAAAAGCAGGagaaaaaatattcacatccccaattaattagacataggaatttattgaataaaaagggattccacaaattaggaaacaaataaaatatcctccaaatttagtggaggggccgaaaattgctaaccaaggaatgtcccaactctctatttattttaggtgaagaaataaattataacatgatttaattggattaaattcaaaggaagagagtcaataagcaccaattaaatcaaatgaaaataattctttctcctataagAGATTTTCgaaaaactcccaaggaaaataaaaatggagttcgaattccatgtagtaccatttagggtcatttggtttggatttaatttggataagtatcccaagacaattaattaaatccaagaaatgaaatactatttcaataattaggaagtgccgaaaattccaatgaattgactcgaaaaaataaatgcataatcctattaattatttccccacattggaaaatataaaacatcaagctcatcattccacattaaccacgaaaatttatttcacgcaaaacacttaatcacatagaaacgaaagtttcataattccaagaatccaaaattcgaataacatataagaagagtcacaaaaatttgggatgttacaattcTTATTTAAAAGTTTCTAGTTTTAAACAAACAACTTATTTCTtagtttttattattaaatattatacacttaaaaaatactagcaaatttatttataagataagtatatactccattcgttcccTATTTTTAGTCCATTTTGTATTGGGCACGAGtttaaagaaatataaaaaaagtgaatttaaaaaagactaaagtcccaaaatggtccttaacatattgcgtttttataaaaaaagtgaATTTAAAAAAGACTAAATTAGTAAAATGtgaatcttatttttatatattatttttataagaaAGTTTGAGTGGAATGTGGAGCCTAGTTAACATGTATGATAAATGTGAAAGTGAGCCATTATTGGGAAGAATGCAATAAAAGGAATTTTATGACGAGAGTACAAATTCATGCAAAATGATTTAACTGAAAACAGGAAAATAAAATCTCATAAATCTCGTTAAGTCCGATTATAAGGGAGACGGAGTTTGTATTTGAATAATGGTCGTAGATATATTGATTACATTCTTTGGATATGTTAATTATGGTTGTAATCATCTTATAGACCTCATCTTTTTTTCTACTATTACAACAAATCCCTAAAGGGCACAATAAACTTTTATTTCTTCTAATTAATAACAGTGCCTGATATTTTTTCACTCAAATTGCTCCACTCCTCTCCTCATTTGAAAACACTAAAAATTTCAAGTTTAAATAATGTAACTGTTCCTCTCTCTTCAACCGCAACCGTCTCCCTTAGTGCTTCATTTCCCCCGTACACGAAATATAGATACATTAATAAATCATAAACACAAAACATaggagcatctgcaacggtggacggacggcgtccgtccgtccgtgccagcagcacggaagacgtcgtccggcgctgctcgatgcatcgagcacgtccgtgccagtgagcaggcgacgtggcagcgtgtgattggccaacggcatatctgttgaatttttttttaaatcgaaataatactaaaaataaaaaaaaatatttttccaatcccaaaaaaatgcccttttttgcccatttttctgtatttttttattttttataattatttttccccaaaatcatctataaacacacacattcatcatccatttttcacatcaaatcatctctcattcatctctcattcatatttttcatacaacttatctacacattcatctctcactcaaaacctcaaatggatttcacccatctcattgcggaagccgagcgcgaagaacaagaatactacgaacaacatcggtgggtgagaggatcgaaacaaggcacacaatgcgcgatacccgaacccacgttgagctacaagaagacctaatcaaacacatgtgggcgaaattcggcaacgcgtagtgagttttttaattttacgaatttaattatataatttttaatttttaggattttaattatgtaatttttaattttttaggattttaattatgtattttttagtttatttgtaatttgtaatattatttcggttttttaatgaattttaatattatggaaatgtttttatttaaattgaattgtgctcgtccttgcagagtagcacagctgtgggtgttgtgctcttgcctaagagcgggcagaaaaagtggggccgaacccacaactgtgctcgctggcaagaggacagttgtgggtgctctaacacattataatattattatataagtatatataatattattatatagaTACATTAataaatcatactcccttcgtcccttaaaaatatgtgcactttccattttcgtcgctcccacaaaaatatgtgcattctacttttagaaagttatatcaatataataatataggtttcactatcgactaacactactttaactaacAATTCTCTCCcctatcttactttatcataccATTCTcatactctctcttactttactaatttttcttaattcttgCGTCATCCccaatgcccatatttttatgggacgaaaggagtactTAAAAtatccacattcttgagtgacatgagattttatgtggacatgagattttatgtgGAATAAGTATAGAGAAAAATGTAGTTGATAATTTAATAAAAGAGagatttattttcatatataaaaaatgaacatcttgaatgagacaaactaaaatggaaatgtgaaaaaaaaatgtgaacATCTTAAATGAGTGGGGATGAAGGGGGTAATTGATATAATtgcaattttgaaaacttttttaGATACTAGAAGAGAGGTTAATATATTTCTCCCAGGCcgaaacacaaacacacaaaatgaaacacaaacacaaatacaaaCGAGAAAGTAGATCAAAATGAGATCTCCATTCCCAGTTCCCAACATCTGCCGCCATAACTCCGCTCACTCGATTCTAGTTAATGTAGATAGTCGGAGGCTCTTCTTCTGGGATCTAAAATTCCAAATGCAAACATACACTCAGACCATTTTCTTTGGGTCATAGAATAGATGAACAAAAGTAATACTCCTAATTTTAAACATGCTTAATTTTGAACATGCTTAATTCATCATATTTGTCTACCTTTAACTCCCGAATTCTAGGATGGGGTTCATAACCAACCTCACTCATCCGCAGTTCGGGGAAAAAACTTAGTATTTTTCATATCCCCTCTCGTGCCGTAATCAACTCTAATAAAAATGTTAACAAAGTGAGCAAGGAAATTTAAAGACGGGATCAACCAGCATACCTCGCCGACATTCCATTGAGCTTTTGTCCAAACGCCATCATCCACATTAGCGTTTTCCGTTGGAATGTTGTTGCTGGAAAAGAATTATAAGAATAAGAAGCACATTAAGCTTAGTCACGGGCCATTTTAGCATACTAATTCAAACAGGTGGTcatggaaaataataaaaagcaACCGTGATAAGGATTTCCAATTGCATGAAACATAGAATGGTAGGCTTCTCAGAAGTACATTCATAGTAAACATTGATGTAGAAGCAAATTTCAGCAGAATGTAGTGCATATTCAGTCTAACTAACCATTTTTCCAAAGAGACAGCATAGTAAATATTGATGAAAATGTTGGAAGAACTTACATCAACTGGATGCTGGTGTTGGTCAATCCAATGGCACTGGAAGCTGTAATTGGTTCATTGGTGAAAAAATTTAACTGTTTACCCGGCCCATTTCCTGTCTGTGGTAAGCTGGCCGGAGTTGAAAATGAATTCTGCGGAGCACTTAGTGCACCATTGTTGGAACTTGTACCAAAGGGAGAGAAGCTTTGGGTGGTAGAATGTTGAGGTTGGATACCAAAAGCGCCTATACGATAAAGTGGGAGATTAATGAGCGTTTCAGATCATTACTGCATTAGTATAAATAACTGCGCATTTAATAGTGTACCTGAAGTGTTGAAAGGTGAATTGTTTGTTTGAAAGCTAGATGGCTGAGTATTGTTCTGGAATGCATTTGGTTGACCAAAGCTAAAATTAGGTGCAGCTGCAGACCTAGAGCCAGAATTAAACACTGGACTCTTTAACGAAAGCTAAACTTATGCAAGtgaatgaataataatttatagCAAAATGGACAGAAGTTGCCTCATCTAAGACCTTGTGTTTGATGATCCACTCAATTGACTAAAGCTTGACACCTGAGAAGAAAAACCATTGTTGGCGACTGGAGCAATTATACTGCCTCCACCAAACATATTTTGAGAACTCGGAGTAGGAGCTGAAGAAACTGGGTAAGGTTTTTGTGCAAGGTTCTGaaactcaagtaacttggaGTTGAGCAaattcctctctctctcaaccTGACCAATGGGAGCAACCAATTAGTCAGAAATATACGTATAATTACCATATTCTTAAGCagcaagagagaaagagaatggAGGATTAGTAAGACTCCTAACACAGATTTTGGTGTGTTAGACAAGAGCCAAAATTAATATCAATAAGTGTGAATTTCCCTACAATGGACGCTATGTCTTTTCCATGTTTGGCATCATCATATGCTAATGCACGCAACTCATCATAGCTGATGTCACCGACAATGTCACAGGGACCACTGCAGATTAAAGGAAATTTTAGTAATAAAGAAATAGACAAATGTTTTGACTTGAAATAACGGCTACAAAATATCCTGGAACAGTTGTTAGAATGGAGCCAAACATGCCACCCTTGAAGGTGTACATGAGGTGCAATAGGAAAGCAGAGGCTCGATTCAATTATTCCCTCAATAGATTCTATTGTTATTGGAttcaattattattagtataataAAGTCCAATGCATGGCCGATAATCGGAAGGTCTGTATGGATAAAATAGTTATGTACGAGTTCAGGATTTCATCTTTTGGGATCGCCATCATTTGGAACAGCCTAGTTCAGTTCTTTGCTACCTCACCTAACTCTACCAACAATAGGCAAAATGTTGAAATATACGATGAATTTCAGGTACCATTCAGAGGGTTCAAAATTACCCTTTATTGAGAATAAAATTACAAAGAGGTAGAACTAAAAAAGTTAGAACATACTTTCGACTGTGACCATAACAGGTAAGTTTCCATAGGGGTTTCTCATTTTCGAGGTCTTCCAGTATCACCCGTTTGCAGGACTCGATATCAGTGGTGCACCTGTATATGTACCCAAATCATATGAGTTGATAAACTTGAATAATAATATAAGAAAGAGAAATGAATAAGCTTTGCATCTGAAAGACATGAGATGCACTCACGTATGATTAGCCGCTGAAGGCTGATTATTAGCTGGCCTTGAAGCAGGAGCACTGCTATTGTTTACGTTGGAAAAACGACTCCACTTATTATCAAATGGCTGACAAAAAGAGATCAAGAAAATTAACCACTTTGAGATCAAGTCATTTTTCAATGTATCTGTCAATAAAACATAATCAATTCTATAATATAACAAGTGGCAGCAAGACAATATATCAACCCCGTAAACTACAAAACAATCAACTGCTTGAATAACCACAGAAAGAACCTTGACTTGATTTGGTTTGGATACAAAGCCATCACCCCCTCTTGAGTGTGCACTGCTCTGAACACCAAAACCAAAAGGGTTTGGCTGCGGATTtggttgctgatttggagtacgACTAGTTTGAGTGTCAAAACCAAAAGGGTTTGGCTGTGGATTTGGAGAACTAGTTTGAGCGCCAAATCCAAAACGATTGCTCTGACTTTGCTGTGGCGTGGTGTGAAGAAACTTACAACGGGTGCCATACTGGCAGCTGAAGTGAAAGAAAATAGGCACTAGTTAGAAAGTGCATCTAGCAACTGCAGCAATAGAACTATGACATGAAGTTATTGCATTTTAATCCCAAAAACCAAGCAGAAGATCATATAATCAATCAAAGcatccaatttaattaatcaacTGCTGGCAAGTTGTTTAATCAGTGAAcatgttaattaattagttcTCATCCCTTCAATTTCAACTTTTCCACACCAAAGACTCATCTTCCAACAAATGTAACATCTCTGATTGCTAGGGCTACTCATCCATAGTGAGGTAACAAAATCCCCCTTTATCAACTCGCATTCATAAATGGGTGAATAATCATACAAACTCAATTATAGCATCGAAAATCAATTAGGTTGTGACGAAAGAAGTAGAGTAGTAATTGATTCAAGCAAGCAAGAACGCAGATGAAATATACCCGAATTGAGATGATACAATTAAAATAAAGCAAGAAAAAGAATTAGGAAGAATGGGAGAGCAGAGAGAAATAGAATCATACCTGCCACGCTGAAAATACCTACAGAGTTCTTTCTTCGGAGGCATGATTGGATTTGGGATTTAATTTTGGGAGGGAAATCAAATTGGGGTTTATGAAGGGAGGAACCCTGTTGCGTCATGGTGACGCCACTGAATACTCCTTTTCTTTATTAccttaaaattaaattacaaattaatgCTGGATTTTCTGAAAAGCAGTCCTATATGTCCATTTAATTTTAGGTCATCCACtccaccgtcccttaaactactatttgagggtcaCACtgtattttattcctccatccctcaactaagggacggaacctgcaaccctccgtccctaaacCGTCTCTTAtttcgtcccttaaattactattcatttaatttaattttttattttttttccaacccaattcaattaaaacaaacacactttattaaaaaacacacaacataaaaaaacacacaacataatttaaaatacaaatttaaagaaaataaaaaaactactccgccggctaatcatcctccggaggcggtcgaggttgagggggagttggaaggccaagttgtgctgccatatgcacaattccgttccaccaggctgTGAATTGGgcgtgcgagaagcgggaagtgtctgtcattgtggcggtcatgtacgccaccataagtgtgtccgagcctccccgcgagcccgatcccgaggccgcctagcttgattcgcctcggcccttcctcgctctagccgctttcgccgccttcgtcccttgcggcccacggctggatcctccagcatcgccgaccgtacccgcaaactcctgcgaTTCAGCCTCATGTGGGCTGATGCCCTcagcggtgtcaccaccagacgagtattggccactcgccgtatacttcgtgcgcttcgagtttgagcccgagctggagcggaaaccgctggcccaccgttcctcgtccttcacggcctgccaaacatcaacaaatctgaattgttgACGGgtgtcctggtagtaggcggacgtcaaaatgtcggttgccgtggcgccgcttcggccgagtagaggccgcagaattttttgacctgtcggtcgactcggtcaaagtgagagtgGAACATTTTATatttgcgcttgcgggagcctttcggctttatctggtggtagacctcgcagaccttttcccagaaacacttccggggttgttgattcccgacgatggaatcgtacgagaccgtgatcc carries:
- the LOC121780839 gene encoding zinc finger CCCH domain-containing protein 16-like; this encodes MPPKKELCRYFQRGSCQYGTRCKFLHTTPQQSQSNRFGFGAQTSSPNPQPNPFGFDTQTSRTPNQQPNPQPNPFGFGVQSSAHSRGGDGFVSKPNQVKPFDNKWSRFSNVNNSSAPASRPANNQPSAANHTCTTDIESCKRVILEDLENEKPLWKLTCYGHSRNGPCDIVGDISYDELRALAYDDAKHGKDIASIVERERNLLNSKLLEFQNLAQKPYPVSSAPTPSSQNMFGGGSIIAPVANNGFSSQVSSFSQLSGSSNTRSAAAPNFSFGQPNAFQNNTQPSSFQTNNSPFNTSGAFGIQPQHSTTQSFSPFGTSSNNGALSAPQNSFSTPASLPQTGNGPGKQLNFFTNEPITASSAIGLTNTSIQLINNIPTENANVDDGVWTKAQWNVGEIPEEEPPTIYIN